Part of the Anopheles gambiae chromosome 3, idAnoGambNW_F1_1, whole genome shotgun sequence genome is shown below.
AAATGCATGTGAGCGTGTTGAAAGATACAGGTTTCCTCTTCACCTGTATTTCGTTATGCATTAATTTTTTGTCATGCTACACAAGCGGCGTtttgccgtccaaaatctagtTGAAAAGACATGCTCTCTCGTTTTGGCACataggaaagttttccaataactTCCTTTTGTTGATTGGGTAAAGGACAACTACAGTTGATGAACGATGGAAAcgtaaaattatgttttatttcattaacaGTTTATAATTCAAAACTAATTTATTTGAATAGATAACCCAATACGTTTTACTTTCAGTTGCTGTACGttagggccggtctggtggtacagttgtcaattCGTACgccttaacaacatgcctgtcatgggttcaagccccgaatagaccgtgcccccatgcgtaggactgactatcctgctatggtaacaagaagtcactgaaaaccaagctcatgtcactagtgggtacaggcaggccttgaccgacaacggttgttgtgccagagaagaagaatataCGTTATGAAtccattaaaaaatataacacgaaaaaaaaatcataattgtAACTACTTAGGCGCAATATCTCACATCAGTACGGTTTCTACTCACATCTAGTACATTCtgtttattgcaaaaaaatcatttctttATTATTACGCTTTATATTCCATTGCCATTCAGATTTGAAAACAAATGGCTATTATCCAAAACAAACCGCTTTATAAcctaaaaaagaaagaaaaagtttttcttttttatttcaggAGGAAGTATATCTTATACAATATATCACGAAATAATGAAACTTACCCAATTTGAAGCTACTGCTTTATTTCCTAAATTTACCATCATATGCAATAGAAGATACAAATTAAAAGCTATGTAAAACATACCGAACAAAACTGGAACAAACGCAAGAAATTTGTCTGTGTTAATATGTCTGTGTTAATGTTAAATCATTCAAGCATTGATTAACTTACCAACGCCAAATATCATCAAAGGTGTTAAATTTACTTGCTCTAAATTGGCCACAATAAAATAAAGGTTTATACCAATAACAGTAAAACTGAGTGTGATAGAGATAATTTTTTCAAGTCTGCAAAAGGGAAAGGTATACAAATATGTTATATCATAATTAACAACATAAGGTGTAATATATAAGCTTACCTGCCATTCACAAAGTCTGCTTTCATCAATGCTATTGATATATAGAAAAGAGATAGCAATCATTAAGTAAAGATATATTACATGTTCGAGACGGATAATTCGTAGTGGAATCGTGGAAAAAACAGAGTGCGACTCCGTATCAAAATCGAATTTGATTCCGCAACAAAGATACAGAATCCGATTGTGTCCGATTGTCTCCGATCTGGAATCTTCCTTCCCGATCagtcccccctcccccgatATTTATGTTATAAAAAATTTCTCATACGAGCTCAATCGACGTTTTATCGTGGACTCAATGAGTCCGATGCATGCCCAAACCTCTCCCCACTCAAAATAGCCAGAGTCACTTCGAATCGGATCAATTCGACTAAGCCCGGAATCGGATCAATTCGACTCCTAAAAAAACGGACCCATAACTATTACATATTTGGAAAATATTATTCATAAAACAACATACCTAAACTTGAAGAAAAGGCGACTGTAGGTATCGCAGCGAATGGAAGCTGTAAAGCCATCACGGCATTCAATATATCGTTCATTTTAGTTAAATCTTCCAATCTACTGAAGAAAGCAACATAAAACGCAGGCATGATTGCCACTGTTCTGGTGAACAATACACGCTTCCAACGTGCCCATTGCAGGTTaagaaaaccctgtaaaataaTGTCGTGTCAGATTAATAAATTCTTTGTACGATCACCAAGTTTACCTCCATAGCAAATTGTCCTGCGTATGTGCCAGTCATAGTAGAACTTTGTCCAGCTGCTAGTATACCAATAGCCCACACGTACATCGATAGTCCACCATAAAAACATCCAAGTACTAATCCGCCTTTATAAATGTTGATATCGGCTGTATAATTATTTGCTATAAATGCAGATATAATGTCATCCGCAAATGATGAATTACTGCAAGCGTCAATCTATAaagttatttgaaattttataaCTGCATCATGTAGTGGGTACTACTGCTTATATTTTTTACTAAGTTTTAAAGCACTCGCCTTTTGAAAGTTTAGTAGCAGTCTACTTACCACGTCTTGATTAGTCTTTCCATACACATCATGAGCGAACACGGACACAACAAACACGTTAATGACAAAGGATACAGCAAGGGCAATCGATGCTTCTATAAAGTAATAACGATTTGCCTTTTTCACTTCTTTAACATTGTTTCGATTAATTGTACGAGactaaaaagaaaagaaaaaactctACCATTATTTCAAATCTTTGGTCGGGCAGCACTGAATCTATATGTTTTACCTTTACAAGCGCTGAATGTAAATATAAGTTGTGCGGCATGATAACGGCACCGATTATACCCACAGCCTGCAGCAGTGTACCGGGGCGGTAATCAGAAGACCAAGGAAGGAACATTCCTTCAATTACATTGATTTGCGGTATATCAGTAACGATGTACtatggcacaaaaaaaaatcatgtgaTTTACGTTTTACGTATgttccattttcttttataCGTTTTGAAAAATGATTACCTGATAACCAAACGATACAGCCATTGTAGTGATCAAAAATCCAAACAATAGTTCCAGGCGTCTCAGTTTGTACTTATCCAAAAACAAGAAGGAAAGTGTATCTAATACAGTTATCAAAACCCCTATGTATAATGGTATtctaggaaaaaaaacaaaatttgttattattattttatttgataaTTATCAATAGTTTATCGTTAGAGGTTTACAATTGttgttcttctcttcttcttcggcaCTATAATTgatgccggtcaaggcctgcctgtgcccacgagtgaagtgggcttggctttcagtgactttttgttaccatagcagaatagtcagtcctacgtatggggacacggtaTATTCGTTGCTTGAACCcttgacggacatgttgttctTACAACTACATGTTGTTACATTTCGAGGAATAGCGTAGCGGCGTACTAGTTCTGTTGGAAGTGTTATAGCAATGGTTCGCCGATACAGGGTGGATCCGAATCATCTAGAAGGTTACCTAGGCTCTCCATCCCCTACTCCTACTCAATACGACTCCGTCGTACAGAACGCTAATATGTCGCTCAATTATCCAAACTTGAGTATACGGGGAAACACAagcccttgggcggatgggtTGCATGGATAAATTGAGTGGTGAGGTAGATGATTGATCCTCATGACTCTACTTGATAGTAACTGTTCTCCATGTTAAGTTCGATTAAGATGTGGTGCTCAGCGCCATCTACATGTGAAACGCCATAGTTCAATAATTCACCTAACTATATTAGGCTACGTTATAGCGTTACTATAAGTTACTGAAAGTGTATATGAGTGCCAGGCTGAACGGACGCGAGGATCTGaataaatacaatttaaaTTCTCAACTATACCTGGAGTATTACATTGGTGTCCTCGACGTGATTTCGCGTAAAAAGTGTGTAAGTGCAAAGTGCAGCTTAACCTTCATTtctataaccacctacccgggtatgtTTTGCTTATTCTTTTTATGATAACTTTTTATTGGATTATCGAatcgatgcaaaaaaaaatagaatgcctagagaaacatgttttacaaaagtggtaaaaaattcagaatttttcaattttttaaaatgtgctttaaaaaataaaatcaacttttaCCCCTTACTtctataaccacctacccgggtaggtaatACATACAATAAAGGATTTTGGTTTCGATTAGTCGCTAATTTTGTAATGATATGTATAGCAATGCATGTAGTTATATTTATAGAATCTATTCAAAAAGTTTTCTAGCTCTTAATGTTCTTCAAAAGTCACATAGATTGAAATGATTGCCCCGACAGTCGGGAAGACATGGCGGTGTATTAGTGTCAGTTGAACTAATTGCTATGCATTCAATTTATGTAACTAAAAGCCATACTTCATAAATTTATAAACTAAAAAGAAGTATTGTTATTATAGCTGCATAGAATACGTTAAATAAGACATTTTTTTactaataaaaatacaaattcccTTATATAATGTattacctacccgggtaggtggtcataaagatgagggtgtatttttggtcataGAAACGAAGGTTAACAGAGGAAATCACCCCGAAATAGTGAACGCAGAAGCAAACTAGATTTTTAACCTCACTGGGCGTCCCCTAACGTAAAGCACAGCATCGTACTCACACCGAACACACGTTCGCCATCGCTGCCCGTTgtgcgacggaagaaatcatggtgTTCGGAGAATTTTctcatgccttctttttccctcctacggcaaatttgtcaagcagctcgtcgagctacccgtccctggctccgcttcATACCCTTCGCCTAAGCGTGCTGTGATAGGTATCGATGTGTTGGGGCGTCagaccaaggataatgtagtttgaaggttgatttttatcgcttttgctgggcgacattgtgggagaCATATGTCACTCTCtacatacaaatttcattaccccgcaccagccctccccgatttttataccggagccctcAGAACAGTTATGTCAAGTAGTGAAATGtaattttgctctgaacaaatTCACCTTGTCATGAATccctgtcagccgtcgtccgtgctttttccctccatagcgctatctctttctcacGTGTGGTCGCTCTTGAGTTGCTGCGGCGCTTAAAAAgaccgttaacaaacattgcggcgatgaagttgcattttcacgtaCAAAtaagtgatgggaaaaatgaatctcAGAAGGGATTCGAATCCCAATCTTCGATGGGATTCGAATCttcgaatcccaatcccaatcccaatatCGTATAGCGGTTTATTCTAGTTTGCAGCGGGGGTCTCTACGAATTAGATAAAGCTGGAATAAAAGGTCGTTCTGTTTTATTACAAATTATTTAACTTTTCAGTACTTACACCATAATTAGTACAGGTCCCTGAGATACGTGGATCtttattcaatatcaaataaaataatttatttagtgACTATAACTTCTCATTAAATGTTACATTACACGAACATTTTCTATATTTTGATTCAAAACTGCGTGATTCGACTTCCGAAATTAGAGATACAGGCgttccccgagatacacggtacctcttatacgcggattcggagatacgcggatttccaaatttgacagttctttgagcaaattgtactgatctGACACatttattacagggtttcgaatcatataagggaatagttcaaccacttaggggaatgttgcaaatcggtaggggaatgttgcaagcaagctgtggatgtttgcaatcacttaggggagttttgcaatcgattaggggaatgttgcaagcgtactgtggagctgtcatcagactgtgggtgccgctgtaaataccttaaaatattttcgtcaATCTAACTAacttatcatgtttaattatggcTCCGCAGCAGGATTTCTTTAGTTTATCATGTGTACAGCAGACtcccacacgaaaacaactccaaactatgtttttaaaaaaacatcatcgttATCAATTCGAAGCTTTTTACACCGGCACCCAccgtctgatgacagctccccagtacgcttgcaacattcccctaatcgattgcaaaactcccctaagtgattgcaaacatccacagcttgcatgcaatattcccctaccgatttgcaacattccccttagtgattgaactattcccttatatgattcgttATATGTGTTATATGTTCTTATATGTTCtacgtttgccaaaaaattagtcTTCGATTCCCGGTTTTGGTTTGGAGACCTTCTCCGTGTCCTGTCGGCCTTTTTATCCCTTGCTTGCCGAACCGAACGTGATCGGTTGAAACCCGAACCGATATTTTACATATTTCAAAACGCACGTTTACGACAGGTCGTTGGGTCCCTTGCGAAAAGGTTCCAACAATACAAAAGGTCGTTTTAACTGCGCACACTGATCAAAGTCGCGATGGTTCAATCGGAACACCGACACTCCAAGTCACAGACGTGgtgtgaagaaaaagtttttctgaccaaatcgacaacatacacgcgacgacacacatcgtcACATCGACCGCCGACATCGAGttagaggggggggggcgtagAACAGAACGTAAGCGTGAGTGAGTCgtcgcgtgtgtgagtgtgtgttgtacACTCTCGAtaactcatttttttttgctcttttctgGAACCCACATG
Proteins encoded:
- the LOC1275957 gene encoding protein Malvolio isoform X2, with translation MSIAYLDPGNIESDLQSGIVAKFSLLWVLLGATLLGLAMQRLAVKIGVVTGLDLAEMCCKQYKTVPRLILWLMVEVAIIGSDMQEVIGTAIAIYLLSSKRIPLYIGVLITVLDTLSFLFLDKYKLRRLELLFGFLITTMAVSFGYQYIVTDIPQINVIEGMFLPWSSDYRPGTLLQAVGIIGAVIMPHNLYLHSALVKSRTINRNNVKEVKKANRYYFIEASIALAVSFVINVFVVSVFAHDVYGKTNQDVIDACSNSSFADDIISAFIANNYTADINIYKGGLVLGCFYGGLSMYVWAIGILAAGQSSTMTGTYAGQFAMEGFLNLQWARWKRVLFTRTVAIMPAFYVAFFSRLEDLTKMNDILNAVMALQLPFAAIPTVAFSSSLALMKADFVNGRLEKIISITLSFTVIGINLYFIVANLEQVNLTPLMIFGVVLFGMFYIAFNLYLLLHMMVNLGNKAVASNWVIKRFVLDNSHLFSNLNGNGI
- the LOC1275957 gene encoding protein Malvolio isoform X3, which gives rise to MTRIPLYIGVLITVLDTLSFLFLDKYKLRRLELLFGFLITTMAVSFGYQYIVTDIPQINVIEGMFLPWSSDYRPGTLLQAVGIIGAVIMPHNLYLHSALVKSRTINRNNVKEVKKANRYYFIEASIALAVSFVINVFVVSVFAHDVYGKTNQDVIDACSNSSFADDIISAFIANNYTADINIYKGGLVLGCFYGGLSMYVWAIGILAAGQSSTMTGTYAGQFAMEGFLNLQWARWKRVLFTRTVAIMPAFYVAFFSRLEDLTKMNDILNAVMALQLPFAAIPTVAFSSSLALMKADFVNGRLEKIISITLSFTVIGINLYFIVANLEQVNLTPLMIFGVVLFGMFYIAFNLYLLLHMMVNLGNKAVASNWVIKRFVLDNSHLFSNLNGNGI
- the LOC1275957 gene encoding protein Malvolio isoform X4 is translated as MAVSFGYQYIVTDIPQINVIEGMFLPWSSDYRPGTLLQAVGIIGAVIMPHNLYLHSALVKSRTINRNNVKEVKKANRYYFIEASIALAVSFVINVFVVSVFAHDVYGKTNQDVIDACSNSSFADDIISAFIANNYTADINIYKGGLVLGCFYGGLSMYVWAIGILAAGQSSTMTGTYAGQFAMEGFLNLQWARWKRVLFTRTVAIMPAFYVAFFSRLEDLTKMNDILNAVMALQLPFAAIPTVAFSSSLALMKADFVNGRLEKIISITLSFTVIGINLYFIVANLEQVNLTPLMIFGVVLFGMFYIAFNLYLLLHMMVNLGNKAVASNWVIKRFVLDNSHLFSNLNGNGI
- the LOC1275957 gene encoding protein Malvolio isoform X1 translates to MSLNEPSSFESARNAEAVNKSASQTSSATTTPNSSNSLIEPSEDSSLNNASSLFYGGECVTLTTETTNFSFRELWAFTGPGFLMSIAYLDPGNIESDLQSGIVAKFSLLWVLLGATLLGLAMQRLAVKIGVVTGLDLAEMCCKQYKTVPRLILWLMVEVAIIGSDMQEVIGTAIAIYLLSSKRIPLYIGVLITVLDTLSFLFLDKYKLRRLELLFGFLITTMAVSFGYQYIVTDIPQINVIEGMFLPWSSDYRPGTLLQAVGIIGAVIMPHNLYLHSALVKSRTINRNNVKEVKKANRYYFIEASIALAVSFVINVFVVSVFAHDVYGKTNQDVIDACSNSSFADDIISAFIANNYTADINIYKGGLVLGCFYGGLSMYVWAIGILAAGQSSTMTGTYAGQFAMEGFLNLQWARWKRVLFTRTVAIMPAFYVAFFSRLEDLTKMNDILNAVMALQLPFAAIPTVAFSSSLALMKADFVNGRLEKIISITLSFTVIGINLYFIVANLEQVNLTPLMIFGVVLFGMFYIAFNLYLLLHMMVNLGNKAVASNWVIKRFVLDNSHLFSNLNGNGI